A region of Rhizobium grahamii DNA encodes the following proteins:
- a CDS encoding peroxiredoxin family protein, with protein MRPDMVPGAALPDYELSDHTGKRRKLSDLQSIYPMVLVLSRGSFCPKDRRQHEGLLQLHREMEVGYCRMVTISTDTIAETHEFRSGVGAHWPFLADPRRTIQKDLDIAEYTDAVHNPMIPHVIVLEPTLIIHKVYNGYWFFGRPTVEELRQDLRAVCKKSFPDWDINAQELRTAWQEGKKDRFFPYGKSLVDMLGEEET; from the coding sequence ATGAGACCAGACATGGTGCCGGGTGCGGCTCTTCCAGACTACGAGCTGAGTGATCACACCGGCAAGCGCCGCAAGCTCTCCGATCTTCAGTCCATCTATCCCATGGTTCTGGTTCTGAGCCGCGGCAGTTTCTGTCCCAAGGATCGGCGCCAGCATGAGGGTTTGCTCCAACTTCATCGAGAGATGGAGGTTGGCTATTGCAGAATGGTGACGATCAGTACCGACACAATCGCGGAAACGCATGAATTCCGCAGCGGAGTCGGTGCGCACTGGCCGTTTCTCGCGGATCCGAGGAGGACCATTCAGAAGGACCTCGATATCGCCGAGTACACCGACGCTGTGCACAACCCGATGATCCCCCACGTCATCGTCCTCGAGCCGACACTTATCATTCACAAGGTCTATAACGGCTATTGGTTCTTCGGGCGGCCCACGGTGGAGGAACTGCGGCAGGATCTGCGCGCGGTCTGCAAGAAATCCTTCCCGGACTGGGACATCAATGCGCAAGAGTTGCGGACCGCCTGGCAAGAGGGGAAAAAGGATCGGTTCTTTCCCTACGGCAAATCCTTGGTCGATATGTTGGGCGAAGAGGAAACCTAG
- a CDS encoding ATP-binding protein, protein MRRGLRRPAGNMTRILHIGDEARLDSAFSQRLQTWRGTIGLHVACPERCLEEKAPGGSARGTAGEASRTGAENQALRDIPPNVAGAVETAQRTIRDANRASEDGIDDRSRSLLVRTKLESAGVASLEVRDAGVGLDPASVGKLFEPFHSTKPNGMGIGLAICRTIIESHKGRLWASPNDGPAPRSASQFLSLLNQRFSLFRSAPSNYLNRLDFILLNELGCLLVAPGKRPTAGPSGQQAI, encoded by the coding sequence ATGCGGCGCGGCCTACGGCGGCCGGCAGGAAATATGACTCGAATTCTCCATATTGGAGACGAGGCCCGGTTGGATAGTGCGTTCTCGCAACGATTGCAAACTTGGAGAGGAACGATTGGTCTGCACGTTGCATGCCCGGAACGGTGTCTGGAAGAAAAAGCACCCGGAGGTTCAGCTCGCGGTACGGCGGGCGAGGCAAGTCGGACTGGAGCTGAGAACCAAGCCCTGCGGGACATTCCGCCAAACGTCGCCGGGGCCGTCGAGACAGCGCAGCGGACCATCCGAGACGCCAATCGGGCATCCGAGGACGGGATCGACGATCGCTCAAGGTCCTTGCTGGTGCGGACGAAGCTCGAAAGCGCTGGCGTCGCTAGCCTGGAAGTGCGTGACGCGGGAGTGGGACTTGACCCGGCCTCCGTTGGAAAGCTGTTCGAACCTTTCCACTCGACCAAGCCGAACGGCATGGGCATCGGTTTGGCGATCTGCCGGACGATTATCGAGAGCCACAAGGGACGTCTTTGGGCGTCGCCAAACGATGGGCCGGCGCCACGTTCAGCTTCTCAGTTCCTGTCTTTGTTAAATCAGCGGTTCAGCCTCTTCAGGTCGGCGCCGTCGAACTACCTCAATCGCCTCGACTTTATCTTACTGAATGAACTTGGATGCTTGCTCGTCGCCCCGGGGAAGAGGCCAACTGCCGGGCCGTCTGGCCAACAGGCTATATAA
- a CDS encoding ABC transporter ATP-binding protein, translated as MLRRFFSYYRPYRWLFILDFSCAIVSGLLELGFPMAVKLFIDRLLLSQEWLLILFASAALFVVYVVNTGLMAVVTYWGHMLGINIETDMRRAAFNHLQKLSFSFFDNQKTGHIVGRLTKDLEEIGEVAHHGPEDLFIALMTFAGALLLMFSVNWQLALITAIVVPLTAWVTSHFGSRMTQNFRRLFERVGNFNTRIEENVGGIRVVQAFANESHERALFEKDNQNYRRVKLDAYKLMAASSSLSYMSMRLTQMVVMIAGAYFVLSGELTAGGFIGFLLLVGVFFRPVEKINSVIETYPKGIAGFRRFTELIDTEPDIADAPNAVAVSHLKGEIVYDDVSFGYSPQAPVFEHVNLAVRAGETIAFVGPSGAGKTTICSLLPRFYEVGSGRIIIDGIDIREMTKTSLRQQIGIVQQDVFLFGGTIRENIAYGRLGASEAEIVEAARQARLEDMLAGLPAGLDTVIGERGVKLSGGQKQRVAIARMFLKNPPILILDEATSALDTETERAIQRSLAELSAGRTTLIIAHRLATIQGADRIVVIDRHGIVEQGTHQDLIAKRGAYNRLHDAQMRNA; from the coding sequence ATGCTACGTCGTTTCTTCTCCTATTATCGCCCCTATCGCTGGCTCTTCATCCTGGATTTCAGCTGCGCGATCGTCTCCGGCCTGCTTGAACTCGGCTTTCCGATGGCGGTGAAACTGTTCATCGACCGGCTGCTTCTCAGCCAGGAATGGCTGCTCATCCTCTTCGCCTCGGCGGCACTGTTTGTTGTCTATGTGGTCAATACCGGGCTGATGGCCGTTGTCACCTACTGGGGACACATGCTCGGTATCAATATCGAAACCGACATGCGCCGCGCGGCATTCAATCATCTGCAGAAACTGTCGTTCAGCTTTTTCGACAATCAGAAGACCGGCCACATCGTCGGCCGGCTGACGAAGGATCTCGAGGAAATCGGCGAGGTTGCGCACCACGGCCCGGAAGATCTTTTCATCGCGCTGATGACCTTCGCGGGCGCGCTCCTGCTGATGTTCTCGGTCAACTGGCAGCTGGCCTTGATCACCGCCATCGTCGTCCCCTTGACCGCATGGGTCACCAGCCATTTCGGCAGCCGCATGACGCAGAATTTCCGTCGTCTCTTCGAGCGCGTCGGCAATTTCAACACGCGTATCGAAGAGAATGTCGGTGGCATCCGCGTGGTCCAGGCCTTTGCCAACGAAAGCCACGAGCGCGCGCTTTTCGAGAAAGACAATCAGAATTATCGGCGCGTGAAACTCGACGCCTACAAGCTCATGGCTGCCAGCAGCTCGCTGAGCTACATGAGCATGCGTCTCACCCAGATGGTCGTCATGATCGCCGGCGCCTATTTCGTCCTGTCAGGTGAACTGACGGCCGGCGGCTTCATCGGCTTCCTCCTGCTCGTCGGCGTATTCTTCCGCCCGGTCGAGAAGATCAACTCTGTCATCGAGACCTATCCGAAGGGGATCGCCGGCTTCCGCCGCTTCACGGAACTGATCGACACCGAGCCGGATATCGCCGACGCCCCGAATGCCGTCGCGGTCAGCCACCTCAAGGGCGAAATCGTCTACGACGATGTTTCCTTCGGATACAGCCCGCAAGCTCCGGTTTTCGAACACGTGAACCTTGCGGTCCGCGCCGGAGAGACAATTGCCTTCGTCGGCCCCTCGGGCGCCGGCAAGACAACCATCTGTTCTCTTCTGCCCCGCTTCTATGAGGTTGGTAGCGGCCGCATCATCATCGACGGCATCGACATCCGCGAGATGACCAAGACGTCCCTGCGCCAGCAGATCGGAATCGTGCAACAGGATGTCTTCCTGTTCGGCGGCACGATCCGCGAAAACATCGCCTATGGCCGGCTGGGCGCCAGCGAAGCCGAGATCGTCGAAGCCGCCCGCCAGGCACGTCTGGAGGATATGCTGGCAGGCCTGCCCGCGGGGCTCGATACGGTTATCGGCGAACGTGGCGTCAAGCTCTCAGGCGGTCAGAAGCAACGCGTCGCGATCGCCCGCATGTTCCTGAAGAACCCGCCGATCCTGATCCTCGACGAGGCGACCTCGGCACTCGATACCGAGACCGAACGGGCCATCCAGCGTTCGCTGGCGGAACTTTCCGCCGGGCGCACGACCCTCATCATCGCCCATCGCCTCGCCACCATCCAGGGTGCCGATCGCATCGTCGTCATCGACCGGCACGGCATCGTCGAGCAAGGCACACATCAGGATCTGATCGCCAAACGGGGCGCCTACAACCGTCTGCACGACGCACAAATGAGGAACGCCTGA
- a CDS encoding TonB-dependent siderophore receptor: MHQVKGFRSVRAALSASVALVGICAAWTAQAENADTTLAPIVVEGKASKNSAIGPVKGYVAKDTTAGSKTDTPIKEIPQAVSVVGTEEMNDRGVVNKVDEALRYTPGVIAAPYGTDPDTDWYYIRGFDATQTGVYLDGLNLFSYGFGGFQIDPFMLERVDVLKGPASVLYGGSSPGGIIDMVRKRPTDEPYYYTETGINSNGNGFGGFDFSDKVGSSDTMTYRLTGKIAGGDNYSDYAHDLRGFIMPQLTVSPDEATKLTVWAYAGGLDQVHTGNGFLPYEGTVVDRAGVGKIRRDFFPGEPDLDTGRYNQEMVGYEFEHEFDDGWKVTSNFRYGHLNKYEFGPYPYLWSSQTALNRIGFEGDTSADNVAWDNRVENEFDLGGATHKIMAGVDYRYYRIDNVQNFVFGSGSIDVLNPVYGLPQAANGPLYNEVIAMNQVGIYAQDQVHFGDGWLMTLNGRYDYVYTDFDNKLTPASSYNGSEGAWSGRAGLAYEFDNGVTPYVSAATFFNPLVGTGTAGPLKPEEGEQFEAGVKYEPTFFDGTLTASVFQINKRNYTVSMTAAPYTKLQLGEAESKGFELEGKVNLNDNWKVLASLAYTDVEITKNPLNTALIGKTPYIVPDYTASLWLDYTVTTGTLEGLSLGGGLRYKGQSWADDVNTLKVPESTVFDAAVRYKKNDWVASLNVTNVFDKVYVESCGGLGACGYGDARTFTFKLSKVW, from the coding sequence ATGCATCAAGTTAAAGGCTTTCGGAGTGTGCGGGCTGCTTTGAGCGCCAGCGTCGCGTTGGTGGGTATTTGCGCTGCCTGGACGGCGCAGGCTGAGAACGCCGACACCACGCTTGCGCCAATCGTCGTCGAAGGCAAGGCATCGAAGAACAGCGCAATCGGCCCGGTCAAGGGCTACGTCGCGAAGGATACGACCGCAGGCTCGAAGACCGACACGCCGATCAAGGAAATCCCGCAGGCAGTCTCCGTCGTCGGCACTGAGGAAATGAACGATCGCGGCGTGGTCAACAAGGTCGACGAGGCTCTGCGCTACACGCCCGGCGTAATCGCGGCTCCTTATGGCACCGATCCGGATACCGACTGGTATTACATCCGCGGTTTCGACGCGACGCAGACCGGCGTCTACCTCGACGGCCTCAACCTGTTCAGCTACGGCTTCGGCGGCTTTCAGATCGACCCGTTCATGCTCGAGCGCGTCGACGTTCTCAAGGGGCCGGCCTCTGTTCTCTATGGCGGCTCCAGCCCGGGCGGCATCATCGACATGGTGCGCAAGCGCCCGACCGACGAGCCCTACTACTATACGGAAACCGGTATCAACAGTAACGGCAACGGCTTCGGAGGCTTCGACTTTTCCGACAAGGTCGGCAGCAGCGATACGATGACCTACCGCCTAACCGGCAAGATCGCCGGCGGCGACAACTATTCGGACTACGCGCACGACCTGCGCGGCTTCATCATGCCGCAGCTTACTGTTTCACCCGATGAAGCCACCAAGCTCACCGTCTGGGCCTATGCGGGCGGGCTCGATCAGGTGCACACCGGCAACGGCTTCCTTCCCTATGAAGGCACCGTGGTCGACCGGGCCGGGGTCGGAAAAATTCGCCGCGATTTCTTCCCCGGCGAACCCGATCTCGATACCGGACGCTACAATCAGGAAATGGTCGGCTACGAATTCGAACATGAATTCGACGACGGCTGGAAGGTCACGTCGAATTTCCGTTATGGCCATCTCAACAAATACGAGTTCGGCCCCTACCCCTACCTGTGGTCGTCGCAGACCGCGCTGAACCGCATCGGTTTCGAGGGTGATACCAGCGCAGACAACGTCGCCTGGGACAATCGCGTCGAAAACGAGTTCGATCTTGGCGGCGCGACGCACAAGATCATGGCCGGGGTCGATTATCGCTACTACCGCATCGACAACGTTCAGAACTTCGTCTTCGGATCGGGCTCGATCGATGTCTTGAACCCGGTTTACGGCTTGCCGCAGGCTGCGAACGGACCGCTCTATAATGAAGTCATAGCCATGAACCAGGTGGGTATCTATGCCCAGGATCAGGTTCACTTCGGCGACGGCTGGCTGATGACCCTCAATGGCCGGTATGACTACGTCTATACCGATTTCGACAACAAGCTGACGCCTGCAAGCAGCTACAACGGCTCCGAAGGCGCCTGGAGCGGCAGGGCCGGCCTCGCCTATGAATTCGACAACGGCGTAACGCCGTATGTCAGCGCCGCCACCTTCTTCAATCCGCTGGTCGGAACGGGCACCGCCGGACCTCTCAAGCCGGAAGAGGGAGAGCAGTTCGAAGCAGGCGTCAAGTACGAGCCGACATTCTTCGACGGCACGCTGACTGCATCAGTATTCCAGATCAACAAGCGGAACTACACGGTTTCGATGACAGCGGCTCCCTACACGAAGCTGCAGCTTGGTGAGGCGGAATCCAAGGGCTTCGAACTGGAAGGCAAGGTCAACCTGAATGACAACTGGAAGGTTCTCGCTTCGCTCGCCTATACTGACGTCGAGATCACCAAGAACCCGCTGAACACCGCGCTGATTGGCAAGACACCCTACATTGTCCCCGATTACACCGCATCGCTTTGGCTCGACTACACCGTGACGACAGGAACTCTCGAAGGCCTTAGCCTTGGAGGCGGTCTCCGCTACAAGGGCCAATCCTGGGCCGACGACGTCAACACGCTGAAGGTGCCGGAATCGACAGTGTTCGACGCCGCGGTCCGCTACAAGAAGAACGACTGGGTTGCCTCGCTCAACGTGACCAACGTATTCGACAAGGTCTACGTCGAAAGCTGCGGCGGCTTGGGTGCATGCGGCTACGGCGACGCGCGCACGTTCACCTTCAAGCTCAGCAAGGTCTGGTAA
- a CDS encoding ABC transporter substrate-binding protein produces MNRSWLTRRAVLVGGAALFAGAATAQSTQPKVATLDWALLETLLAIGANVVAATELRQFQQVAVTPAVPSNVADLGLRGSPNLEALRLARPDLIFNSNFYAWADPLMSRIAPVIDHAIYMPGESPYVLAERATLEIGDRLQLPAARRFVEELTAKLDRQKADFSRMADGRPVLPINLGDARHYRVFGSDSIFGEVLARLGLVNAWTGATSYSATAPVGIETLVTMPEAWIVFIPPHPQDAIDALLGSPFWKALPQVREGRFMTIGSINPYGALPAASRFADCLAEGFARVRNG; encoded by the coding sequence TTGAACAGATCGTGGCTTACGCGCAGGGCGGTATTGGTGGGAGGCGCCGCTCTTTTCGCCGGCGCGGCAACGGCACAATCGACGCAGCCAAAGGTGGCGACGCTTGATTGGGCGTTGCTGGAAACGTTGCTTGCCATCGGCGCCAACGTCGTCGCCGCAACGGAACTGCGTCAATTCCAGCAAGTGGCAGTGACGCCAGCCGTGCCGTCCAATGTTGCGGATCTTGGCCTGCGCGGCTCGCCGAACCTCGAGGCCTTGCGCCTTGCCCGCCCCGATCTGATCTTCAATTCGAATTTCTACGCCTGGGCGGACCCTCTGATGAGCCGCATTGCTCCGGTCATCGATCACGCGATCTACATGCCGGGAGAAAGCCCATATGTTTTGGCCGAACGTGCGACCCTTGAAATCGGCGATCGTCTCCAGCTTCCGGCGGCACGGCGGTTCGTCGAAGAACTAACGGCAAAGCTCGATCGTCAAAAGGCCGATTTTTCCCGCATGGCAGACGGACGGCCGGTACTGCCGATCAATCTTGGCGATGCCCGTCATTACCGCGTATTCGGATCAGACAGCATCTTCGGAGAGGTGCTAGCACGCCTTGGCCTCGTGAATGCCTGGACAGGCGCCACCAGCTATTCGGCAACGGCTCCCGTCGGCATCGAGACCCTGGTGACGATGCCTGAGGCCTGGATCGTCTTCATTCCACCCCATCCTCAGGACGCCATTGACGCCCTCCTCGGTAGCCCTTTCTGGAAGGCCCTGCCCCAGGTCCGCGAAGGACGATTCATGACAATCGGCTCGATCAATCCGTATGGCGCGCTACCCGCCGCAAGCCGTTTCGCCGATTGCCTCGCAGAAGGATTTGCGCGTGTCCGAAACGGCTAA
- the fhuB gene encoding Fe(3+)-hydroxamate ABC transporter permease FhuB has translation MAFAALLALRSQIPGDVTEATELNRLLLWQSLLPRAAVALLAGAALGLAGALLQRVLRNPIADASTLGIASGAKLALTLGLSFSPLLTGISRETIAFAGGLSAVMLVLALSWRRGLDPVTVAISGMVVSMVAASASVTLVLARGEYALSIDIWGAGALNQQDWRVVASLLPQIAIGAIAAFLLLRPLDLLALDDAGAKSLGLALHSVRFTILVLAVWLSTSVTASVGIIGFLGLAAPSIARLCGARSSRQVITTAPLAGAAVLFLTDCLTQLLGPGFSDLAPTGAATALIGGPLLLWLLPRVHNRAAAAAAVHAVRKRLKRFRAFAALGAILLALLLLSICVGPSDGGWIIATGSLLSDLLPFRLPRIAVAVGAGAMLGATGFIMQRMTANPLASPEVLGVSSGAGAGLAATLLLVGFPSPLVALTGMALGALASFILTIGVTRRSGISDEAFLLAGVAVSALCMAVIGMLLAQGDMRSYAMLTWLSGSTNRAGAFEAWTALAAAAILIAPLPMVRRWFAILPLGSGIAKGIGMRVAMVRFGLAALAALMAAISSYLVGPLSLTGLIAPHLARLLGFHGSRDHLFAAVLIGAGLMVAADWLSRIVIYPYQVPVGLFAALIGGPYLLWLLGKRETDR, from the coding sequence ATGGCCTTTGCAGCCCTTCTCGCGCTGCGGTCTCAGATTCCGGGCGATGTGACCGAAGCCACGGAACTGAACCGGCTGCTTCTTTGGCAAAGCCTCCTGCCACGCGCGGCCGTGGCGCTTCTGGCAGGGGCTGCGCTCGGCCTCGCGGGCGCCCTGTTGCAACGCGTCCTCAGAAACCCGATTGCCGATGCCTCGACGCTCGGAATAGCCTCGGGTGCCAAACTCGCATTGACGCTCGGGCTAAGCTTCTCACCGCTCCTGACCGGCATTTCGCGGGAAACGATAGCCTTCGCCGGCGGGCTGTCGGCCGTCATGCTTGTGCTCGCCCTCAGCTGGCGGCGCGGTCTCGACCCGGTGACGGTGGCAATTTCGGGCATGGTGGTCAGCATGGTCGCCGCATCCGCGAGCGTCACCCTCGTGCTTGCGCGCGGCGAATATGCGCTGTCGATCGACATATGGGGCGCAGGGGCGCTGAACCAGCAGGATTGGCGCGTTGTTGCTTCGCTCTTGCCGCAGATAGCCATCGGCGCGATAGCCGCGTTTCTGCTGCTGCGACCGCTCGACCTCCTGGCGCTGGACGACGCAGGCGCCAAAAGTCTCGGCCTCGCCCTGCATTCGGTTCGTTTCACTATCCTCGTTCTTGCGGTCTGGCTCTCGACGTCAGTCACGGCCTCGGTCGGCATCATCGGCTTCCTCGGTCTCGCAGCGCCGTCGATCGCCAGACTTTGCGGCGCCCGAAGCAGCCGCCAGGTCATCACCACGGCTCCGCTTGCCGGAGCTGCCGTCCTCTTCCTCACGGATTGCCTCACCCAGCTGCTTGGACCGGGCTTTTCCGACCTCGCCCCAACAGGCGCCGCCACCGCCCTGATCGGCGGCCCCTTGCTGCTGTGGCTGTTGCCACGCGTTCACAACCGCGCCGCAGCCGCGGCCGCCGTCCACGCTGTCCGAAAGAGGCTGAAGAGGTTCCGCGCCTTCGCCGCCCTTGGTGCGATATTGCTGGCCCTGTTGCTGCTCTCGATCTGCGTCGGACCGTCCGATGGAGGCTGGATCATTGCAACCGGCTCGCTCCTCTCGGATCTGCTTCCGTTCCGGCTGCCTCGGATTGCCGTTGCCGTCGGCGCAGGAGCCATGCTCGGCGCAACGGGTTTCATCATGCAGCGGATGACGGCCAACCCGCTCGCCAGCCCCGAAGTCCTCGGCGTCTCCTCGGGTGCCGGTGCTGGCCTTGCGGCCACCCTTCTGCTTGTCGGCTTTCCTTCCCCGCTGGTCGCGCTGACGGGCATGGCCTTGGGCGCCCTCGCCTCGTTCATCCTGACAATCGGCGTCACCCGCCGATCCGGCATTTCGGACGAAGCTTTTCTTCTCGCCGGCGTCGCCGTGAGCGCGCTCTGCATGGCTGTCATCGGCATGCTGCTCGCCCAGGGAGACATGCGAAGCTACGCGATGCTCACTTGGCTGTCGGGCTCCACCAACCGCGCCGGAGCATTCGAAGCGTGGACCGCGCTAGCCGCCGCCGCGATACTGATCGCCCCGCTGCCGATGGTGAGGCGTTGGTTCGCGATCCTGCCGCTTGGCTCCGGCATCGCGAAGGGCATCGGCATGAGGGTTGCAATGGTCCGGTTTGGCTTGGCCGCATTGGCCGCGCTGATGGCCGCCATCTCATCCTATCTGGTGGGGCCTCTCAGCTTGACGGGTTTGATCGCACCGCACCTCGCAAGACTTCTGGGCTTCCACGGCAGCCGCGATCATCTCTTTGCCGCGGTTCTGATCGGGGCTGGCCTGATGGTTGCAGCGGACTGGCTCTCGCGGATAGTGATCTATCCGTATCAGGTGCCGGTCGGGCTTTTCGCTGCGCTCATTGGTGGTCCTTACCTTCTTTGGCTGCTCGGCAAACGCGAGACGGATCGCTAG
- the metF gene encoding methylenetetrahydrofolate reductase [NAD(P)H], with the protein MALNSDARRKIGISFEFFPPKSEEAEGQLWNTVSELQDWNPDFVSVTYGAGGTTKAPTLATVSRFLADTPLATASHLTCVGATKEETHGVIDSFRKAGVKHFVALRGDAPGGVGAPYQPHPGGYANAAALVAGLREIGDFEISVSAYPEKHPESRDSAADIDMLKQKADNGADRALTQFFFDNDNFERYLEKVRAAGINIPVVPGIMPILNLTQLKRFAGACGTVIPAFLDERFAGYDDKPEERAKVAAEVAAEQIEDLARRGLAEFHLYTMNRAPLVSAVLTNLGFKREGAKNTGAAA; encoded by the coding sequence ATGGCTTTGAACAGCGACGCGCGCCGCAAGATCGGCATTTCCTTCGAGTTCTTTCCACCGAAGTCGGAAGAAGCGGAAGGCCAGCTGTGGAACACGGTCAGCGAGCTGCAGGACTGGAATCCGGATTTCGTGTCCGTGACCTATGGCGCGGGCGGCACCACCAAGGCGCCGACGCTGGCCACGGTCTCGCGGTTCCTCGCGGATACGCCGCTTGCCACGGCATCGCATCTGACCTGCGTCGGCGCGACGAAAGAGGAGACGCACGGCGTCATCGACAGTTTCCGCAAGGCCGGCGTCAAGCATTTCGTGGCGCTGCGCGGTGATGCGCCGGGTGGTGTCGGCGCTCCCTATCAGCCGCATCCCGGCGGCTATGCGAACGCGGCTGCGCTCGTTGCGGGCCTGCGCGAAATCGGCGATTTCGAGATCTCTGTCTCCGCCTATCCGGAAAAGCATCCGGAAAGCCGCGACAGTGCCGCCGACATCGATATGCTGAAGCAGAAAGCGGACAATGGTGCCGACCGGGCGCTGACGCAATTCTTCTTCGACAACGACAATTTTGAGCGGTATCTCGAAAAGGTGCGCGCCGCCGGCATCAACATTCCGGTCGTGCCGGGCATCATGCCGATCCTGAACCTGACGCAGCTGAAGCGTTTCGCGGGTGCATGCGGCACTGTTATCCCGGCGTTCCTGGACGAGCGTTTCGCCGGTTACGACGACAAGCCCGAGGAACGGGCGAAAGTTGCCGCCGAAGTCGCTGCCGAGCAGATCGAAGATCTCGCCCGTCGTGGTCTCGCGGAGTTTCATCTTTACACGATGAACCGCGCACCGCTTGTTTCGGCCGTGCTCACCAACCTCGGCTTCAAGCGCGAGGGTGCCAAGAATACCGGCGCCGCGGCATAG
- a CDS encoding ArsR/SmtB family transcription factor yields MREPVRLGLDALVDVLRAAGEPTRLRLLALLAAGDLTVSDLTEILGQSQPRISRHLKLLGEADLIDRYQEGAWAYFRLRQDGKAAIFVRNLLAHASENDAVVLRDNERLAAVKHQRAERAQAYFSRNAAEWDELRRLHAADDEVDAAVIRLLGSQPIDSLLDLGTGTGRILELLSGLYRRAIGVDASRDMLSVARANLDKSGITKASVRHADILNLPFEAQDFDVVTIHQVLHFFDQPEIAIGEAARMLRPGGRLVIIDLAPHGLEYLRDEHAHVRLGFSHQSMSDWLRKSGLDVEQIVDLHPGHESGQGLTVTVWLARDPRRLMASAGSEGAEPTFAGRE; encoded by the coding sequence ATGCGTGAGCCTGTCAGACTTGGATTGGATGCGTTGGTGGACGTCCTCAGGGCGGCCGGCGAGCCTACGCGTCTGCGTCTGCTGGCGCTCCTGGCGGCGGGCGATTTGACTGTTTCCGATCTTACCGAAATTCTTGGCCAGTCCCAACCGCGCATTTCACGGCACCTGAAACTGCTCGGCGAGGCGGATCTGATCGATCGCTATCAGGAAGGTGCATGGGCCTATTTCAGGCTTAGGCAGGACGGCAAGGCAGCCATCTTCGTTCGAAATCTGCTCGCGCACGCGTCCGAGAATGATGCGGTCGTTCTCAGGGACAATGAGCGTCTGGCCGCCGTCAAGCACCAGCGTGCCGAGCGCGCCCAGGCCTATTTCAGCCGCAATGCGGCCGAGTGGGACGAGCTTCGTCGCCTGCATGCCGCTGACGACGAGGTCGACGCTGCCGTCATCCGATTGCTAGGCAGCCAGCCGATCGACTCGCTTCTCGACCTTGGAACAGGGACAGGCCGTATCCTCGAGCTGTTGTCCGGCCTCTATCGCCGGGCGATCGGCGTCGATGCGAGCCGCGACATGCTGAGCGTGGCGCGGGCCAATCTCGACAAGTCCGGCATTACCAAGGCATCCGTGAGACATGCCGATATCCTCAATCTGCCGTTCGAGGCGCAGGATTTCGACGTCGTTACCATCCACCAGGTTCTGCACTTCTTCGACCAGCCAGAGATCGCGATCGGGGAAGCGGCGCGCATGCTGCGGCCGGGCGGACGGCTCGTCATCATCGATCTGGCTCCGCACGGGCTAGAATATCTACGCGACGAGCATGCGCATGTTCGCCTTGGCTTCTCACACCAGTCGATGTCCGACTGGCTGCGAAAGTCCGGGCTGGATGTCGAGCAGATCGTCGATCTTCATCCGGGTCATGAAAGCGGGCAGGGACTTACCGTCACTGTCTGGCTTGCGCGTGACCCACGGCGTCTCATGGCTTCAGCCGGGAGCGAAGGCGCCGAACCCACATTTGCAGGGAGAGAATGA